A window of Pseudomonas guangdongensis contains these coding sequences:
- a CDS encoding AAA family ATPase yields MNDDLPRLTAAVPTATDATLQPVASQRLQAVRAALGSVLIGQQAVIDDVLCALLAGGHVLIEGVPGLGKTLLVRALAACFGGRFARIQFTPDLMPSDVTGHAVYDLASEQFKLRRGPVFTHLLLADEINRAPAKTQAALLEVMQERQVTLEGEALAVPQPFMVLATQNPIDQEGTYPLPEAELDRFMLKLRMDYPGHAEELALVRQVAGSTHGDMLETAELRPLLDAAEVPVLQRLCAALPIDEQVLDYAVRLVRASRDWPGLAFGAGPRASIALVRCARARALLRDGGFVTPDDVKASAPAVLRHRVRLAPQWAFEGGEVDALLAELLAQVAAPRT; encoded by the coding sequence ATGAACGACGACCTTCCGCGCCTTACCGCCGCCGTGCCGACCGCCACCGACGCCACCCTCCAGCCCGTCGCCAGCCAGCGCCTGCAGGCCGTGCGCGCGGCGCTGGGCAGTGTGCTGATCGGCCAGCAGGCGGTGATCGACGATGTGCTCTGCGCCCTGCTGGCCGGCGGCCACGTACTGATCGAAGGCGTCCCGGGCCTCGGCAAGACCCTGCTGGTGCGTGCCCTGGCGGCCTGCTTCGGCGGGCGCTTCGCGCGCATCCAGTTCACCCCCGACCTGATGCCCAGCGACGTCACCGGACATGCCGTCTACGACCTGGCCAGCGAGCAGTTCAAGCTGCGCCGCGGCCCGGTGTTCACCCACCTGCTGCTGGCCGACGAGATCAACCGCGCGCCGGCCAAGACCCAGGCGGCGCTGCTGGAGGTGATGCAGGAGCGCCAGGTGACCCTGGAAGGCGAGGCCCTGGCGGTGCCGCAGCCGTTCATGGTGCTGGCCACGCAGAACCCCATCGACCAGGAAGGCACCTACCCGCTGCCCGAGGCCGAGCTGGACCGTTTCATGCTCAAGCTGCGCATGGACTACCCCGGCCACGCCGAGGAACTGGCGCTGGTGCGCCAGGTGGCCGGCTCGACCCACGGCGACATGCTGGAAACCGCCGAGCTGCGCCCGCTGCTCGACGCCGCCGAGGTGCCGGTCCTGCAGCGCCTGTGCGCCGCGCTGCCGATCGACGAGCAGGTGCTCGACTATGCCGTGCGTCTGGTGCGCGCCAGCCGCGACTGGCCGGGCCTGGCCTTCGGCGCCGGGCCGCGGGCTTCCATCGCCCTGGTGCGCTGCGCCCGCGCCCGCGCCCTGCTGCGCGACGGCGGCTTCGTCACCCCCGACGACGTCAAGGCCAGCGCGCCGGCGGTGCTGCGCCACCGGGTACGCCTGGCGCCGCAGTGGGCGTTCGAGGGCGGCGAGGTGGATGCGCTGCTCGCCGAGCTGCTCGCCCAGGTGGCGGCGCCGCGCACATGA
- a CDS encoding DUF4350 domain-containing protein: protein MNARQSLWLLLAALSLCAALLALLLPLEVSRQRVELGPAPEVRGNPWLAAEHFLRSQQVAVERADSLRPALAAGAPQGRSLLLLGPRQQLDAAQQRRLLDWVAAGGHLILIAEGPPGAADPLLDRLGIGLRSAAAAADSADPWPELAKLALPGEPAPAYLAFDPHRRLTSRAPGILLQARSAYGSHLLQRRWGAGRVSVLADGAIWHNQRIAEHDHAWLLWYLTRGSQVTLLQRLGGESLPHLLLRHFPEALAALGLLLALLLWHLGLRQGPPLGDLPPPRRALGERLLASARFICRQQGHAALLVQLQQAVHELARQRHPGFEQLPAAARWAWLGQRAGLPTSTVARLMQAPDSSPGAAAFTAQVAHLQRLRNALS from the coding sequence ATGAACGCTCGCCAGTCGCTCTGGCTGCTGCTCGCCGCTCTGAGCCTGTGCGCGGCGCTGCTCGCCCTGCTGCTGCCGCTCGAAGTCTCCCGCCAGCGCGTCGAGCTCGGCCCGGCGCCTGAGGTGCGCGGCAATCCCTGGCTGGCCGCCGAACATTTCCTGCGCAGCCAGCAGGTCGCCGTCGAGCGCGCCGACAGCCTGCGCCCGGCGCTCGCCGCCGGCGCGCCGCAGGGCCGCAGCCTGCTGCTGCTCGGCCCGCGCCAGCAACTCGACGCCGCGCAGCAGCGCCGCCTGCTCGACTGGGTAGCGGCCGGCGGCCACCTGATCCTGATCGCCGAAGGCCCGCCCGGCGCCGCCGATCCGCTGCTCGACCGCCTGGGCATCGGCCTGCGCAGCGCCGCCGCTGCCGCAGACTCCGCCGATCCCTGGCCCGAACTGGCCAAGCTGGCGCTGCCCGGCGAACCGGCGCCGGCCTACCTGGCCTTCGACCCCCATCGCCGCCTGACGAGCCGCGCGCCGGGCATCCTGCTGCAGGCGCGCAGCGCCTACGGCAGCCATCTGCTGCAACGCCGCTGGGGCGCCGGGCGGGTCAGCGTGCTGGCCGACGGAGCGATCTGGCACAACCAGCGTATCGCCGAACACGACCACGCCTGGCTGCTCTGGTATCTGACCCGTGGCAGCCAGGTGACCCTGCTGCAGCGGCTGGGCGGCGAATCCCTGCCGCACCTGCTGCTGCGCCACTTCCCCGAGGCGCTGGCGGCGCTCGGCCTGCTGCTGGCGCTGCTGCTCTGGCACCTCGGCCTGCGCCAGGGCCCGCCGCTCGGCGACCTCCCGCCGCCGCGCCGCGCCCTCGGCGAGCGGCTGCTGGCCAGCGCGCGCTTCATCTGCCGTCAGCAGGGCCACGCCGCCCTGCTCGTCCAGCTCCAGCAGGCCGTGCACGAACTCGCCCGCCAGCGCCATCCGGGCTTCGAGCAGCTCCCGGCCGCGGCGCGCTGGGCCTGGCTCGGCCAGCGCGCCGGCCTGCCGACCAGCACGGTCGCCCGCCTCATGCAGGCGCCCGACAGCTCGCCGGGCGCCGCCGCCTTCACCGCCCAGGTGGCCCATCTGCAACGTCTCAGGAACGCCCTATCATGA
- a CDS encoding stage II sporulation protein M has product MKQAAFEARHAGEWQALEQQLTRLEQGQRLGAEAGAFAAAYRRLCQQLALAEARGYGDSLVERLQRLCLRAHQQFYRPPSRFGPQLLGFLLGGLPRQVRAAWRSILLASLLFYGPLLGMALLVYLNPELVYSLLSSERVAELERMYDPDASRLGPFSTRGSGDDWLMFGFYILNNLGVAFQTFAGGLLLGLGALFFLLHNGLNIGAMSGHLIGIGYTDTFCSFVIGHGAFELTAITFAGAAGLQLGGALLLPGRHTRIGALRRRARECVGLLGAVIGLLLIAAFVEAYWSSTTRFSVEAKYAVGALLWLLVGLYFLRVGRHGTQP; this is encoded by the coding sequence ATGAAGCAGGCCGCCTTCGAGGCCCGCCATGCCGGCGAATGGCAGGCGCTGGAACAGCAGCTGACGCGCCTGGAGCAGGGCCAGCGGCTGGGTGCCGAGGCCGGCGCGTTCGCCGCCGCCTACCGCCGGCTGTGCCAGCAGCTGGCGCTGGCCGAGGCGCGCGGCTACGGCGACAGCCTGGTCGAGCGCCTGCAGCGCCTGTGCCTGCGTGCCCACCAGCAGTTCTACCGCCCGCCGAGCCGCTTCGGCCCGCAACTGCTGGGCTTTCTGCTCGGCGGCCTGCCGCGCCAGGTGCGCGCCGCCTGGCGCAGCATCCTGCTCGCCAGCCTGCTGTTCTACGGCCCGCTGCTGGGCATGGCGCTGCTGGTCTACCTCAACCCCGAGCTGGTCTACAGCCTGCTCTCCAGCGAACGGGTCGCCGAGCTGGAGCGCATGTACGATCCGGACGCCAGCCGCCTCGGGCCGTTCTCCACCCGCGGCAGCGGCGACGACTGGCTGATGTTCGGCTTCTATATCCTCAACAACCTCGGCGTGGCCTTCCAGACCTTCGCCGGCGGCCTGCTGCTGGGCCTGGGCGCGCTGTTCTTCCTGCTGCACAACGGCCTGAACATCGGTGCGATGAGCGGCCACCTGATCGGCATCGGCTACACCGACACCTTCTGCAGCTTCGTGATCGGCCACGGCGCCTTCGAGCTGACCGCGATCACCTTCGCCGGCGCCGCCGGCCTGCAGCTGGGCGGCGCGCTGCTGCTGCCCGGCCGCCACACCCGCATCGGCGCGCTGCGCCGCCGGGCGCGGGAGTGCGTCGGCCTGCTCGGCGCGGTGATCGGCCTGCTGCTGATCGCCGCCTTCGTCGAGGCCTACTGGTCGTCCACCACCCGCTTCTCCGTCGAGGCGAAGTACGCCGTCGGCGCCCTGCTCTGGCTGCTGGTCGGCCTGTACTTCCTGCGGGTCGGCCGCCACGGGACACAGCCATGA
- a CDS encoding RDD family protein: MSAVSPEPLDNRLRVEVPEGIELSLRPAGPLRRAQAFAIDLGLRTALALSVLALLGQFGELGMGLGLILLFLLAWGYMVLFEVFNQGRSPGKQLLGLQVLHEDGTPVGVGASLLRNLLRLVDMLPLGYATGLLACLANPRFQRLGDLAAGTLVVHRPPRRRIAPFDAAAPQAAPFPLDAEARRALLAFAERQARLSAPRREELAALLAPALGVAPAEACGRLLAIAAELRGKP; the protein is encoded by the coding sequence ATGTCCGCCGTTTCTCCCGAGCCGCTGGATAACCGCCTGCGAGTGGAAGTCCCCGAAGGGATCGAGCTGAGCCTGCGCCCGGCCGGCCCCCTGCGCCGCGCCCAGGCCTTCGCCATCGACCTGGGGCTGCGCACCGCGCTGGCCCTGAGCGTGCTGGCCCTGCTCGGCCAGTTCGGCGAGCTGGGCATGGGCCTGGGACTGATCCTGCTGTTCCTGCTCGCCTGGGGCTACATGGTGCTGTTCGAGGTGTTCAACCAGGGCCGCTCGCCCGGCAAGCAGCTGCTCGGCCTGCAGGTGCTGCACGAGGACGGCACGCCGGTGGGCGTCGGCGCCTCGCTGCTGCGCAACCTGCTCCGGTTGGTCGACATGCTGCCGCTGGGCTACGCCACCGGCCTGCTGGCCTGCCTGGCCAATCCGCGCTTCCAGCGCCTGGGCGATCTGGCCGCCGGCACCCTGGTGGTGCATCGCCCGCCGCGCCGGCGCATCGCGCCGTTCGACGCCGCGGCGCCGCAAGCCGCACCCTTCCCCCTCGACGCCGAGGCGCGGCGCGCCCTGCTGGCCTTCGCCGAACGCCAGGCGCGGCTCTCGGCGCCGCGCCGCGAGGAGCTGGCCGCCCTGCTCGCCCCGGCCCTCGGCGTCGCCCCCGCCGAGGCATGCGGCCGCCTGCTGGCGATCGCCGCCGAACTGCGGGGCAAGCCATGA
- the sbcB gene encoding exodeoxyribonuclease I: MTASLFWYDYETTGIDPRRDRPLQVAGIRTDEALNEIDAPLNLYCRPADDILPHPQSCLITGIGPQQLQREGLVEAEFVTRLHAELARPGTCSAGYNTLRFDDEMTRHSLYRNFFDPYAREWQGGNSRWDLIDLVRAAYALRPEGIEWPQEDGRVSLRLERLTAANGIDHGQAHDALADVRATLALARLLRARQPRLYDWCYRLRSKAQVMEQIRLLEPLLHISGRFAAARHFAAVVLPLAWHPRNRNALIVCDLQADIAPLLELPAEVLARRLYTRRDELAEGELPVPLKLVQINRSPVLAPLKVLRDSDRQRLQLDMTLCEARARQLRDNLPVWQGKLSLIYAEGDFATTIDPEQRLYDGFIGDRDRGICVRVRESDPAKLREWHGQFSDERLEELLFRYRARNFPQLLAADEQLRWQEFCRLRLSDPAQGAPNTLEAFAAATAELLATADPAQQTLLQQWQAHADDLRRRYVPT; encoded by the coding sequence GTGACCGCGAGCCTGTTCTGGTACGACTACGAAACCACCGGCATCGATCCGCGCCGCGACCGGCCGCTGCAGGTGGCGGGTATCCGCACCGACGAGGCGCTCAACGAGATCGACGCGCCGCTCAACCTCTATTGTCGTCCGGCCGACGACATCCTGCCGCATCCGCAGTCGTGCCTGATCACCGGCATCGGCCCGCAGCAGCTGCAGCGCGAGGGGCTGGTCGAGGCCGAGTTCGTCACCCGCCTGCACGCCGAACTGGCGCGTCCCGGCACCTGCAGCGCCGGGTACAACACCCTGCGTTTCGACGACGAGATGACCCGGCACAGCCTGTACCGCAACTTCTTCGATCCCTATGCCCGCGAATGGCAGGGCGGCAACAGCCGCTGGGATTTGATCGATCTGGTCCGCGCCGCCTATGCGCTGCGCCCCGAGGGCATCGAATGGCCGCAGGAGGACGGGCGGGTGAGCCTGCGCCTGGAGCGCCTGACCGCCGCCAACGGCATCGACCACGGCCAGGCCCACGACGCCCTGGCCGACGTGCGCGCTACCCTGGCGCTGGCGCGCCTGCTGCGCGCCCGCCAGCCGCGTCTCTACGACTGGTGCTACCGCCTGCGCAGCAAGGCGCAGGTGATGGAGCAGATCCGCCTGCTCGAACCGCTGCTGCATATTTCCGGACGGTTTGCCGCTGCCCGTCATTTCGCCGCGGTGGTATTGCCGCTGGCCTGGCACCCGCGCAATCGCAATGCGCTGATCGTCTGCGACCTGCAGGCCGATATTGCGCCCTTGCTGGAATTGCCCGCCGAGGTACTGGCCCGGCGCCTGTATACCCGCCGCGACGAACTGGCCGAAGGCGAGTTACCGGTGCCGCTGAAACTGGTGCAGATCAATCGCAGTCCGGTATTGGCGCCGCTCAAGGTATTGCGCGACAGCGACCGTCAGCGTCTGCAGTTGGACATGACGCTCTGCGAGGCGCGTGCCCGGCAACTGCGGGACAACCTGCCGGTATGGCAGGGCAAGTTGTCGTTGATCTATGCCGAGGGCGATTTCGCGACGACTATCGATCCGGAGCAGCGCCTGTATGACGGTTTTATCGGCGACCGCGATCGCGGCATCTGCGTGCGGGTGCGCGAGAGCGACCCGGCCAAGTTGCGCGAGTGGCATGGCCAGTTCAGCGACGAGCGTCTCGAGGAGTTGTTGTTCCGTTATCGGGCGCGCAACTTCCCGCAGCTGCTGGCGGCCGACGAACAATTGCGCTGGCAGGAATTCTGCCGCCTGCGCCTGAGCGATCCGGCGCAGGGCGCGCCCAATACCCTGGAGGCGTTCGCGGCGGCGACCGCCGAGTTGCTGGCCACCGCCGATCCCGCGCAGCAGACGCTGTTGCAGCAATGGCAGGCGCATGCCGACGATCTGCGCCGGCGCTATGTGCCGACCTGA
- the mvaT gene encoding histone-like nucleoid-structuring protein MvaT, which produces MSLINEYRATKAAIEELQARLQALQDDGKLQHELEFETKLRELLAQYGKSLPDILALLDNDGKASKAARQVRAAKTEAPVKRTRRVKVYTNPHNHEVIETKGGNHKILKEWKAQWGSDTVESWSTTIG; this is translated from the coding sequence ATGTCCCTGATCAATGAGTACCGCGCCACCAAGGCCGCCATCGAAGAGTTGCAAGCCCGCCTGCAGGCCCTGCAGGACGACGGCAAACTGCAGCACGAGCTGGAATTCGAAACCAAACTCCGCGAACTGCTCGCCCAATATGGTAAGTCGCTGCCGGATATCCTCGCCCTGCTCGACAACGACGGCAAGGCGAGCAAGGCTGCCCGTCAGGTGCGTGCCGCCAAGACCGAGGCGCCGGTCAAGCGCACCCGTCGCGTCAAGGTCTATACCAACCCGCATAACCATGAAGTCATCGAAACCAAGGGCGGCAACCACAAGATCCTCAAAGAGTGGAAAGCCCAGTGGGGCAGCGATACCGTGGAAAGCTGGTCGACCACTATCGGTTGA
- the purU gene encoding formyltetrahydrofolate deformylase, producing MRTFRLVIACPDRVGIVAKVSNLLATYNGWITEASHHSDLDNGWFFMRHEIRADSLPFDLDGFRHAFAPIAREFGMRWEVYDSAVKKRVVLMASRESHCLADLLHRWHSGELECEIPCVISNHDDLRSMVEWHGIPYVHVPVDPKDKAPAFAEVNRLIAEHRADCVVLARYMQILPPELCQEYAGRVINIHHSFLPSFVGAKPYHQAAKRGVKLIGATCHYVTEELDAGPIIEQDVARVTHREGAEDMVRIGKDVERRVLARGLRYHLEDRVLVHDNKTVVFD from the coding sequence ATGCGCACCTTCCGCCTGGTCATCGCCTGCCCCGACCGCGTGGGCATCGTGGCCAAGGTCAGCAACCTGCTGGCGACCTACAACGGCTGGATCACCGAGGCGAGCCACCATTCGGACCTGGACAACGGCTGGTTCTTCATGCGCCACGAGATCCGCGCCGACTCGCTGCCGTTCGATCTCGACGGTTTCCGCCACGCCTTCGCGCCGATCGCCCGCGAGTTCGGCATGCGCTGGGAAGTCTACGATTCGGCGGTGAAGAAGCGCGTGGTGCTGATGGCCAGCCGCGAGTCGCACTGCCTGGCCGACCTGTTGCACCGCTGGCACAGCGGCGAGCTGGAGTGCGAGATTCCCTGCGTGATTTCCAACCACGACGACCTGCGCAGCATGGTCGAGTGGCACGGCATTCCCTACGTGCATGTGCCGGTCGATCCCAAGGACAAGGCGCCGGCCTTCGCCGAGGTCAACCGCCTGATCGCCGAGCACCGCGCCGACTGCGTGGTGCTGGCGCGCTACATGCAGATCCTGCCGCCGGAGCTGTGCCAGGAGTACGCCGGCCGGGTGATCAACATCCACCACAGCTTCCTGCCCTCGTTCGTCGGCGCCAAGCCCTACCACCAGGCGGCCAAGCGCGGCGTCAAGCTGATCGGCGCCACCTGCCACTACGTCACCGAGGAGCTGGACGCCGGCCCGATCATCGAGCAGGATGTGGCCCGCGTCACCCACCGCGAAGGTGCCGAGGACATGGTGCGCATCGGCAAGGATGTCGAGCGGAGGGTGCTGGCCCGTGGTCTACGCTATCACTTGGAAGATCGGGTGCTGGTCCACGACAACAAGACGGTGGTGTTCGACTGA
- a CDS encoding CBS domain-containing protein — MLKSIKVQAYMTRRLVTFRPEMDLFTAINRLLEHGIASAPVIDSEGYLIGMLSESDCLRAILSGAYFEDAHGTVGNYMTSAVDTIAGEADIIEAAETFLRGQRRRLPVLESGRLVGMIARSDVLRAVKEFAQHDEGRRN, encoded by the coding sequence ATGCTCAAGTCGATCAAGGTACAGGCCTACATGACCCGGCGGCTGGTGACCTTCCGCCCGGAAATGGACCTGTTCACCGCCATCAACCGTCTGCTCGAACACGGCATTGCCAGTGCCCCGGTGATCGACTCCGAGGGCTATCTGATCGGCATGCTGTCGGAGAGCGACTGCCTGCGGGCGATCCTGTCCGGCGCCTATTTCGAGGACGCCCACGGCACGGTCGGCAACTACATGACCAGTGCCGTCGACACCATCGCCGGCGAAGCCGACATCATCGAGGCGGCGGAAACCTTCCTGCGCGGCCAGCGTCGCCGCCTGCCGGTGCTGGAGAGCGGCCGGCTGGTGGGCATGATCGCCCGCAGCGACGTGCTGCGCGCGGTCAAGGAGTTCGCCCAGCACGACGAAGGCCGGCGCAACTGA
- a CDS encoding helicase HerA-like domain-containing protein, with protein sequence MPVSVPAQLLLGADPAGQPVGQRLRLANRHGLIAGATGTGKTVTLQRLIEQFSAAGVAVFAADIKGDLCGLGAPATPSGKVAERIAAMPWLDYRPQAWPLVLWDVAGQSGHPLRTTLSEMGPLLLGALLVLTDSQQAALHAAFRVADREGLLLLDLKDLKALLNHLQAHPELLGEERALFTAASAQALQRKLAGLEQQGAEALFGEPALQLEDLLRPAADGRGVVHLLDASRLVHAAPKVYATFLLWLLAELFEQLPERGDADKPLLALFFDEAHLLFADTPKALQERLEQVVRLIRSKGVGVYFVTQSPGDLPDAVLAQLGLRIQHGLRAYTVREQKALRAVADGFRANPAFDSLGVLTELGIGEALVGTLEDKGTPAPVQRVSIAPPQSRIGPLDAAERAALIRQSPLAGRYERAVDRESAYELLGARAAQAEAASAPAQSPATGAVGELLGGALGQAMKSAVRQAASQVGRELVRGLLGSLLGGRKR encoded by the coding sequence ATGCCCGTATCCGTACCCGCGCAACTGTTGCTCGGCGCCGATCCCGCCGGGCAGCCCGTCGGCCAGCGCTTGCGCCTGGCCAACCGTCACGGACTGATCGCCGGCGCCACCGGCACCGGCAAGACCGTCACCCTGCAGCGGCTGATCGAACAGTTCAGTGCGGCGGGCGTTGCGGTGTTCGCCGCCGACATCAAGGGCGACCTGTGCGGCCTCGGCGCGCCCGCCACGCCGAGCGGCAAGGTTGCCGAGCGCATCGCCGCCATGCCCTGGCTCGACTATCGCCCGCAGGCCTGGCCGCTGGTGCTCTGGGATGTGGCCGGGCAGAGCGGCCATCCGCTGCGCACCACCCTCAGCGAAATGGGCCCGTTGCTGCTCGGCGCGCTGCTGGTGCTGACCGACAGCCAGCAGGCGGCGCTGCATGCCGCCTTCCGGGTTGCCGACCGCGAGGGTCTGCTGCTGCTCGATCTCAAGGACCTCAAGGCGCTGCTCAACCACCTGCAGGCTCATCCCGAACTGCTCGGCGAAGAGCGCGCGCTGTTCACCGCGGCTTCCGCCCAGGCGCTGCAGCGCAAGCTGGCCGGCCTGGAGCAGCAGGGCGCCGAGGCGCTGTTCGGCGAGCCGGCACTGCAACTGGAAGACCTGCTGCGCCCGGCGGCGGACGGTCGGGGCGTCGTCCACCTGCTCGACGCCAGCCGGCTGGTCCACGCCGCGCCCAAGGTCTACGCCACCTTCCTGCTCTGGCTGCTGGCCGAGCTGTTCGAGCAACTGCCCGAGCGCGGCGATGCCGACAAGCCGCTGCTGGCGCTGTTCTTCGACGAGGCGCACCTGTTGTTCGCCGACACCCCCAAGGCGCTGCAGGAGCGCCTGGAGCAGGTGGTGCGGCTGATCCGCTCCAAGGGCGTCGGCGTCTACTTCGTCACCCAGTCGCCGGGCGACCTGCCCGATGCGGTACTGGCCCAGCTCGGCCTGCGCATCCAGCACGGTCTGCGTGCCTACACCGTGCGCGAGCAGAAGGCGCTGCGCGCGGTCGCCGACGGTTTCCGCGCCAATCCGGCCTTCGACAGCCTGGGTGTGCTCACCGAACTGGGCATCGGCGAAGCGCTGGTAGGCACCCTGGAGGACAAGGGCACACCGGCGCCAGTACAGCGGGTGAGCATCGCACCGCCACAGTCGCGCATCGGCCCGCTGGATGCGGCCGAGCGCGCGGCGCTGATCCGCCAGTCGCCGCTGGCCGGACGCTACGAGCGGGCGGTGGATCGCGAGTCGGCCTACGAGCTGCTTGGCGCCCGCGCGGCGCAGGCCGAGGCCGCCTCGGCTCCGGCCCAGTCTCCGGCGACGGGTGCGGTGGGCGAGCTGCTGGGTGGTGCGCTGGGTCAGGCGATGAAGAGCGCCGTGCGCCAGGCGGCCAGTCAGGTCGGGCGCGAACTGGTGCGTGGCCTGCTGGGCTCGCTGCTGGGCGGCCGCAAGCGCTGA
- a CDS encoding PhoH family protein, whose amino-acid sequence MDKSGHDVAQTKLYVLDTNVLIHDPNALLNFQEHMVAIPMTVLEELDHLKTGKHSVAAECRQAIRLIDQLLGAATPEQVERGVPIQRGKGGPRGSLSILMSRLDMVPSGLPEHLNDNKIINQLVELQGRRPELLVVLVSKDINMRLKARACGVAAEDYHTDQLVDDVALLPRGYHHFPGSFWNKVGKVETRQEIGRTLHRVLLGEGMPQVHVNEFIVDEQGFVGWVKQVDKRHMLLLDLHQEPLLHQEAWGLRPRDIYQALALYALLDPDIHLVNLTGAAGSGKTILALAAAIEQTVVSKRYRRIIATRSVQGLDEDIGFLPGTEAEKMEPWLGAITDNLEALHMDDENTHGSVDYILQKVPLQFKSLNYIRGRSFQQSLILIDECQNLTPHQMKTIITRAGNGSKVVCLGNLAQIDTPYLSAPSSGLTYLTERFKDFPQGVHITLQGVPRSVLAEYAEAHL is encoded by the coding sequence ATGGACAAGAGCGGGCATGACGTCGCGCAGACCAAGCTGTACGTACTCGATACCAATGTCCTGATCCACGATCCGAACGCCTTGCTGAACTTCCAGGAACACATGGTGGCGATTCCGATGACCGTGCTGGAGGAGCTGGATCACCTCAAGACCGGCAAGCACAGCGTCGCCGCCGAATGCCGCCAGGCCATCCGCCTGATCGATCAGCTGCTCGGCGCCGCCACCCCCGAGCAGGTCGAGCGCGGGGTGCCGATCCAGCGCGGCAAGGGCGGGCCGCGCGGCAGCCTGTCGATCCTCATGAGCCGCTTGGACATGGTGCCCAGCGGCCTGCCGGAGCACCTCAACGACAACAAGATCATCAACCAACTGGTGGAGTTGCAGGGCCGGCGCCCCGAACTGCTGGTGGTGCTGGTCAGCAAGGACATCAACATGCGCCTGAAGGCGCGGGCCTGCGGGGTGGCCGCCGAGGACTACCACACCGACCAGCTGGTCGACGACGTGGCGCTGCTGCCGCGCGGCTATCACCACTTCCCCGGTTCTTTCTGGAACAAGGTCGGCAAGGTGGAGACCCGTCAGGAGATCGGTCGTACCCTGCACCGCGTGCTGCTCGGCGAGGGCATGCCGCAGGTGCACGTCAACGAGTTCATCGTCGACGAGCAGGGCTTCGTCGGCTGGGTCAAGCAGGTGGACAAGCGCCACATGCTGCTGCTCGACCTGCATCAGGAACCGCTACTGCACCAGGAGGCCTGGGGGCTGCGCCCGCGCGACATCTACCAGGCGCTGGCACTCTATGCGTTGCTCGACCCGGACATCCACCTGGTCAACCTGACCGGCGCGGCCGGTTCGGGCAAGACCATCCTCGCCCTGGCCGCGGCCATCGAGCAGACGGTGGTCAGCAAGCGCTACCGGCGCATCATCGCCACCCGCAGCGTGCAGGGGCTGGACGAGGACATCGGCTTTCTGCCCGGCACCGAGGCGGAGAAGATGGAGCCCTGGCTGGGCGCCATCACCGACAACCTGGAAGCGCTGCACATGGACGACGAGAACACCCACGGCAGCGTCGACTACATCCTGCAGAAAGTGCCGCTGCAGTTCAAATCCCTCAACTACATCCGCGGGCGCAGCTTCCAGCAGAGCCTGATCCTCATCGACGAGTGCCAGAACCTCACTCCGCACCAGATGAAGACCATCATCACCCGCGCCGGCAACGGCTCGAAGGTGGTCTGTCTGGGCAACCTGGCGCAGATCGACACGCCCTACCTGTCGGCGCCCAGCTCGGGTCTGACCTACCTGACCGAGCGCTTCAAGGACTTCCCGCAGGGCGTGCACATCACCCTGCAGGGCGTGCCGCGCTCGGTGCTGGCCGAGTACGCGGAGGCGCACCTGTAA
- the nadC gene encoding carboxylating nicotinate-nucleotide diphosphorylase has translation MPNLRLADLGAEITANVRTALAEDIGSGDLTAQLIPAERVARARIITREAATVCGTAWVDEVFRQLDPRVQVQWQVADGERVIQDQTLFSLEGPARALLSGERSALNFLQLLSGVATRCREYADLVEGTAVQLLDTRKTLPGLRLAQKYAVTCGGCHNHRIGLYDAFLIKENHIAACGGIAQAVASARQIAPGRPVEVEVENLDELRQALDAGADIIMLDELDHDDMRTAVALTAGRAKLEASGGINRDTLRSYAETGVDYISIGTLTKDVKAIDLSMRLSL, from the coding sequence ATGCCCAATCTTCGTCTTGCCGATCTCGGCGCCGAAATCACCGCCAACGTGCGCACCGCGCTCGCCGAGGACATCGGCAGCGGCGACCTCACCGCCCAGCTGATCCCCGCCGAGCGCGTGGCCCGGGCACGGATCATCACCCGCGAGGCCGCCACCGTCTGCGGCACCGCCTGGGTCGACGAGGTGTTCCGCCAGCTCGACCCGCGCGTGCAGGTGCAGTGGCAGGTCGCCGACGGCGAGCGGGTCATCCAGGACCAGACGCTGTTCAGCCTCGAAGGCCCGGCGCGTGCCCTGCTCAGCGGCGAGCGCAGCGCGCTGAACTTCCTGCAGCTGCTCTCCGGAGTCGCCACCCGCTGCCGCGAATACGCCGACCTGGTCGAGGGCACCGCGGTCCAGCTGCTCGACACCCGCAAGACCCTGCCCGGCCTGCGTCTGGCGCAGAAATACGCGGTCACCTGCGGCGGCTGCCACAACCATCGCATCGGCCTGTACGACGCCTTCCTGATCAAGGAAAACCACATCGCCGCCTGCGGTGGCATCGCCCAGGCGGTGGCCAGCGCACGGCAGATCGCCCCCGGCCGGCCGGTGGAAGTGGAAGTGGAGAACCTCGACGAGCTGCGCCAGGCACTGGACGCCGGCGCCGACATCATCATGCTCGACGAGCTCGACCACGACGACATGCGCACCGCCGTGGCCCTGACCGCCGGCCGCGCCAAGCTGGAAGCCTCCGGCGGCATCAACCGCGACACCCTGCGCAGCTATGCCGAGACCGGCGTCGACTACATCTCCATCGGCACCCTGACCAAGGACGTCAAGGCCATCGACCTGTCGATGCGCCTGAGCCTCTGA